The genomic stretch TTGTCGCAGCCGGTGGCCGTCATCAGCGCCGCGAAGCCCATGGCGGCGCAGATCGGCGCCACCATCGCCGCGATCATGGCCCTCGTGAAGGTGTCGGTTACGGCCAGCGGCTTGCCGGCGAGGAGCGCCATGGCGAAGCCGGACGTCAGCAGGACGAAGCGCACCTCGACCCGGCGCACCATCGCCACGATGGCGGCGACGATGATCAGGACAGCCAGGATCAGCAGGGGAGTCGCCGGTTACTCGAGCTTGGCCAGCTCCTCGCGCACGACCTCCGCCGTGAGCGGCAGGTAGACCGCCTCGTCGGAAACGACCTGCTGGCCCTCGCGGCTCAGGACCAGCTTCAGGAACTCCTTCACCTTCGGCTCCAGCGGCTTGCCCGGCGGGCGGTTGACGAACACGTAGACGTAGCGCGCCAGCGGGTAGCGATGCGTGTAGATCTCGTCCTGCGTCGGCGCGACGAATGCGCCCCCGGCCTTCTCCGCGAGCGGCACGACCTTGACGCCGGGGGTGACGTTGGCGAGCAGGGCGTAGGTGAGGCCGCCGGGGTTGTTCCGACCGATGTCCTGGGCCGCCGTCGTGAAGGCGTGGGTGAACCCCTCGGTGCGCACGTGCTGGATGCCGTCCTTCCATTCGCCGCCCAGGAGGACGATCCGCTTGACGAACTGCTCGATGCCGTTGGGCGGCCGGAGGCCATAGAGCTTGATCGGCCGCGCGGCCCACTCGCCGCGCAGGCCGAGGTCTCCCCACTTCGCGATGTCGGCCGCGCCGCGCCGCCGGTCCTTGGAGTAGATCGCGTCGAGCTGCGCGAGCGTCAGGCCGGCGATCGGGTTGTCCTTGTGGACGAGGACCACGGTCGAGGCGGTCTTGCCGAGCGAGCCGACGCTGCCGGTCGCCACCCGGATCGCGAGCAGCGGATAGCCGAACTTTTCCAGGAAGGCCTTGTCCTCGGCCGGCAGCAGCTCCCGTCCCACCGGCGCGGCGTGCGCGCGTCCATCGATGAGCGCGGGCGCGCCGGTGCCCGAAGCGCGGGCCTCCATGGCCACGCTGAGCTTCGGGTAGGCCGCGCGAAACAGCTTGACCCAGCCGAGCGTGATCTCGTCCATCACGTCGGCGCCGACGAGGTTGAACTCCTCCTCGGGCTCCACTTTCAGCTCGCCCGGCTGCCAGCTCGGGATCGACGGGTCCACCGGGATGCGCGGCCCCGGCGCTGCGTACTTGACCGCCCAGGCCGGGCCCCCGGCCGCGGCGAGCAGCGACGAGACGGTCAGGACCCCGATCATCCGGGGCCCGGTCGAGCTCTTGCTCGTGTTCATGCTCCCGGTCCTCCTCTCTCGATCCTGGTTCGCGCGCTCAGAACTTCACCCGCACGGAGAGCGTGGCCGCGCGGGGAGAGCCCGGGCGGATGTTGAGGCTCGTGGTGGCGGTCCCGAGATTGCTCTCGTAGTACCGTTCGTCCAGCAGGTTGACCATCCTCGCCGTCAGCTCGTAGCGGCGGCCGACGTAGTAGATGCCGCCGTCGACGCGGAAATAGCCGGGCAGGCTGAGCACGGGCAGGGTGGACGAGCTGCCCCGGATCGTCCCCGCCCGCTCGCCGCTGTAGACCAGGCCAAGGCCGAAGCCGAGACCGCTGAGCGGGCCGCGCCTGATGTCGTATCGGCTCCAGAAATTGGCACTGTGTCGCGGGGCGTTCGTGATTCGAGACCCGACCCGGACGGGATCGGAGTCCTCCGTCACCTTGGAGTCCGCGAAGGTGTAGCCGGCGATCACCTGCCAGTTGTCGAGGATCCGGTGGCTGAGAGTGGCTTCCAGGCCGCGGCTGCGCTCCTGTCCGATCTGGTCGTTGACGGCCTGCGCGACGAGCGTGATGAGGACGTCGTCCTTGGTGATCTCGAACAGCGAGAGGCTGGCCTCACCGCGGCCGCCGCCCAGGTCGGCCTTGACCCCGGCCTCGAGCTGGCGTCCGCGCTCCGGGCCGAAGGGGTTCTCGCCGCGGGCGTCCGCGGCCCCCGGCGGTGGCGGGGTGAACGAGGTCGCGAAGCTGCCGTAGAGCGACCACGTGCGGCTCGGCTGGAAGACCAGCCCCACCACGGGGAGGAGGGCGTCGCTCGTCTTCTCCCTCACCCTCGGATTGATCCGCAGCTCCTCCTCCTGCGATTCCCGGCGGTCGTAACGCAGGCCCGCCAGCGCCTTCCAGCGCGGGCTCAGGTCGATCTGATCGTTCAGGTAGACGCCGTAGCTCCACGCTGGCGTGTACCGGTGCGTGTCCGCCCGCGACGCCAGCCCTCGCGCGCCATGGACGGGGTTCAGGATGTTGACGTTGAGGCTCGCGGCGCTGGCGAATTGCACCCGGTCGAAGTCGGTCAGCTCGTATCCGCCGTTGACCCCGAAGAGCAGCTTGTGCTGGATCGAGGCCGTGGAGACGCTCCGCGCCAGCGTCGTGTCGAGGTAGTGGAAGCGCCGGGTGTTGAGCTGGCGCCGGTCGCGGCGGGTCACGGTGGTGAGCCCGGTGAGCCCCAGGTTCTCGAAGCCCTTGGTGTCGTCCTCGTGCCAGACGCTCCGCCAGTTCACGTTCCAGGTCAGCCCGCCCCCGAAGAGCTTCTTCAGGGAGAGGCTGGCCGTCTTGCCGTCCTCGTTGATGTAGTCGGCGGGCTCCTGGTAGCGCACGTTGATCGGGGCCACGAGCGTGATGTCGTTCTGCGGCGCCACCAGGCCGCTGTCCAGGGCCGTCCGCGTCCGGCGATACTCGAACTCCAGGTTGAGGATCGTCCCATGCCATCCCAGCCAGGACAGGGAGGGGACGACGTAGAGGTCCTCGTTCTCGGCGAAGTCGCGGAAGGTCTGCTCGTTGTCGTAGGCCGCCACCAGGCGGTAGAGCAGCTTGCGGCTCTTGTCGATGGGGCCGGTGAAGTCCGCGGCCAGGTGGTACTTGTTGCTGTCCCCGAAGCCCGCGCCGGTGCCGAAGAAGGTGCCCCCACGAAGGTCCACGATCTGGGCGCGCTCGGCCTGCGGCTTCTTGGTGACGATGTTGATGATGCCGCCGGGCTGGGC from Candidatus Methylomirabilota bacterium encodes the following:
- a CDS encoding substrate-binding domain-containing protein, which translates into the protein MNTSKSSTGPRMIGVLTVSSLLAAAGGPAWAVKYAAPGPRIPVDPSIPSWQPGELKVEPEEEFNLVGADVMDEITLGWVKLFRAAYPKLSVAMEARASGTGAPALIDGRAHAAPVGRELLPAEDKAFLEKFGYPLLAIRVATGSVGSLGKTASTVVLVHKDNPIAGLTLAQLDAIYSKDRRRGAADIAKWGDLGLRGEWAARPIKLYGLRPPNGIEQFVKRIVLLGGEWKDGIQHVRTEGFTHAFTTAAQDIGRNNPGGLTYALLANVTPGVKVVPLAEKAGGAFVAPTQDEIYTHRYPLARYVYVFVNRPPGKPLEPKVKEFLKLVLSREGQQVVSDEAVYLPLTAEVVREELAKLE
- a CDS encoding TonB-dependent receptor, with the translated sequence MTTRTAVVSVSLVLGGAAIASAGPDPSASTAAPAVQEAAGQVMDSTGGVIVGATVTLRGSSGFGRDTTTDTRGRYRFQDVPPGAYLLTAFRDGFAPATKELTVSASEPATADVTLSPASFADEVTVSFTGAHSMSALKIDTPVRDIPLSVQSYTSSFMKAIESTNVADLYNYTTGVSRSGNTGVDFVIRGIRASNTGNIQYNGLPGLAARFNSPSTENVERIEVLKGPSSVLYGQAQPGGIINIVTKKPQAERAQIVDLRGGTFFGTGAGFGDSNKYHLAADFTGPIDKSRKLLYRLVAAYDNEQTFRDFAENEDLYVVPSLSWLGWHGTILNLEFEYRRTRTALDSGLVAPQNDITLVAPINVRYQEPADYINEDGKTASLSLKKLFGGGLTWNVNWRSVWHEDDTKGFENLGLTGLTTVTRRDRRQLNTRRFHYLDTTLARSVSTASIQHKLLFGVNGGYELTDFDRVQFASAASLNVNILNPVHGARGLASRADTHRYTPAWSYGVYLNDQIDLSPRWKALAGLRYDRRESQEEELRINPRVREKTSDALLPVVGLVFQPSRTWSLYGSFATSFTPPPPGAADARGENPFGPERGRQLEAGVKADLGGGRGEASLSLFEITKDDVLITLVAQAVNDQIGQERSRGLEATLSHRILDNWQVIAGYTFADSKVTEDSDPVRVGSRITNAPRHSANFWSRYDIRRGPLSGLGFGLGLVYSGERAGTIRGSSSTLPVLSLPGYFRVDGGIYYVGRRYELTARMVNLLDERYYESNLGTATTSLNIRPGSPRAATLSVRVKF